A section of the Halopiger aswanensis genome encodes:
- a CDS encoding ABC transporter permease, producing the protein MADKRGDDGTTGESGDTSTAIDGTRRRRWSDLVGFSVTRLWNRATRTRSGRIAATISAVALTIALLVVVTGVAMGLADGGVVSDDDADVWIAPEESGALSAVDGVERPRLGETNSRAATIRERDGVDHASPVLTETARLQPAGEADGASESKHVLLVGVVPDDETRTVAGLPTDALEPGDPHYADGSYDGVPRQEIVLSEAAASRLGAEAGDELELAGPGSGAGSGDGMSVAGGETTPSVTVTAVEPAGDGGSDGQDAEKAAPVALVHLSELQTASGADDGELANRVLVWGESDAAEAAATDAYPDAAVESAAELDLESLFDDGLALATSLLALLASVVICASFVATTMGMTVDQDRRTLAVLEAVGFPASSRLLVVALSTLVTTVAGAVLGAAIGIGGVHAVNAIASATVAPGAVATVHPLFVPYAVGVALLSGLLAVPYPLAVASRTSVLAEVGR; encoded by the coding sequence ATGGCGGATAAGCGCGGCGACGACGGGACGACCGGAGAATCGGGCGACACGAGTACAGCGATCGACGGCACGCGCCGCCGGCGCTGGAGCGACCTCGTCGGGTTTTCGGTTACGCGGCTGTGGAACCGCGCGACGCGGACGCGATCGGGCCGCATCGCGGCGACGATCAGCGCGGTCGCGTTGACGATCGCCCTGTTGGTCGTCGTGACCGGCGTCGCGATGGGGCTCGCGGATGGGGGCGTCGTCAGCGACGACGATGCTGATGTCTGGATCGCACCGGAAGAAAGCGGCGCGCTCTCGGCCGTCGACGGCGTCGAACGACCTCGGCTCGGTGAGACGAACTCGCGCGCGGCGACCATCCGCGAGCGAGACGGGGTCGACCACGCCTCGCCGGTGCTCACCGAGACCGCTCGGCTCCAGCCGGCCGGCGAAGCCGACGGTGCGTCCGAATCGAAGCACGTGCTCCTCGTCGGCGTCGTTCCCGACGACGAGACCCGGACCGTCGCCGGCCTCCCGACGGACGCGCTCGAGCCGGGCGATCCCCACTACGCCGACGGCTCCTACGACGGCGTGCCGCGCCAGGAGATCGTCCTCTCGGAGGCCGCGGCGAGCAGACTCGGCGCCGAAGCCGGCGACGAACTCGAGCTTGCAGGCCCCGGTTCCGGTGCCGGGAGCGGGGACGGTATGAGTGTCGCGGGCGGCGAAACGACGCCGTCGGTCACGGTAACCGCCGTCGAACCGGCCGGCGACGGCGGCTCGGACGGGCAGGACGCGGAGAAGGCGGCGCCCGTCGCGCTCGTCCACCTGAGCGAACTTCAGACCGCCTCCGGAGCGGACGACGGCGAACTCGCGAACCGCGTCCTCGTCTGGGGCGAGTCCGACGCGGCCGAAGCGGCGGCTACCGACGCCTACCCCGACGCGGCCGTCGAATCGGCCGCCGAACTCGACCTCGAGTCGCTGTTCGACGACGGACTGGCGCTGGCGACGAGCCTGCTGGCGCTGCTGGCCAGCGTCGTGATCTGTGCGTCGTTCGTCGCGACGACGATGGGGATGACCGTCGACCAGGACCGGCGGACGCTGGCCGTCCTCGAGGCGGTCGGCTTCCCGGCCTCGAGCCGGCTGCTGGTCGTCGCGCTGTCGACGCTCGTCACGACGGTCGCCGGCGCGGTGCTGGGCGCCGCGATCGGAATCGGCGGCGTTCACGCCGTCAACGCCATTGCATCGGCGACGGTGGCGCCGGGCGCGGTCGCGACCGTCCACCCGCTGTTCGTTCCCTACGCCGTCGGCGTCGCCCTGCTTTCGGGGCTGCTCGCGGTTCCCTATCCGCTCGCGGTCGCCTCGCGCACGTCCGTCCTCGCGGAGGTGGGACGATGA
- a CDS encoding ABC transporter ATP-binding protein, protein MSHRSLPKSASETTDADADADVDATSTRDDGRADPRSPAAVRLENVTHEYGADGGFRSSGGRSVTALRDVSLSIRPGEIVGLEGPSGSGKSTILHAVTGLLVPTDGTVEVMETDLTALSERERTRMRRRHVGIVFQRFHLLPSLSARANVALPLVQVGVPKATRRERAAELLEGVGLDDRAGHLPGELSGGERQRVAIARALATDPDVIVADEPTGELDTATGQNVLELLTDVGRERDRAVLVASHDDDTLAVADRVISLRDGRVVTDGG, encoded by the coding sequence ATGAGCCACCGTTCACTCCCGAAATCGGCGTCGGAGACGACTGACGCCGATGCCGACGCCGACGTCGATGCCACGTCCACCCGAGACGACGGCCGCGCCGATCCCCGGTCGCCGGCCGCCGTCCGTCTCGAGAACGTCACTCACGAGTACGGCGCCGACGGCGGCTTCCGATCGAGCGGGGGCCGGTCGGTGACCGCGCTCCGCGACGTCTCGCTGTCGATCCGCCCGGGCGAGATCGTCGGCCTCGAGGGCCCGAGCGGCAGCGGCAAGTCGACGATACTCCACGCCGTCACGGGGCTGTTAGTGCCGACCGACGGAACCGTCGAGGTGATGGAGACGGACCTCACCGCCCTCTCGGAGCGGGAGCGAACGCGGATGCGCCGGCGCCACGTCGGGATCGTCTTCCAGCGGTTCCACCTCCTGCCGTCGCTGTCGGCCCGCGCGAACGTCGCCCTGCCGCTGGTGCAGGTGGGCGTCCCCAAAGCCACCCGCCGCGAGCGCGCCGCGGAACTGCTCGAGGGCGTCGGGCTCGACGATCGTGCGGGCCACCTGCCCGGCGAACTCAGCGGCGGTGAACGCCAGCGGGTCGCGATCGCCAGGGCGCTGGCGACCGACCCCGACGTCATCGTCGCGGACGAACCGACCGGCGAACTCGATACGGCGACCGGCCAGAACGTGCTCGAGCTGTTGACCGACGTCGGCCGCGAGCGCGACCGAGCGGTGCTGGTCGCGTCCCACGACGACGACACGCTGGCGGTCGCCGATCGAGTGATTTCGCTCCGGGACGGGCGGGTGGTGACGGATGGCGGATAA
- a CDS encoding rhomboid family intramembrane serine protease, which translates to MRWTAVALATALAATVALSLATVSRLDRPARRWRDVAGERLVMGVPWGTLVVVAFVVCVYLFVQDGVTDVSDPVTIPYRAWSFFYPFGLATAAFSHADLGHLVGNMAGTVVAAPIAEYAWGHYTPDRDVDPTADGRRFLERWRTNPWIRALVLFPLAVIGVGLLTSVFALGPIIGFSGVVFAIIAFAIVHYPIATLIAAIGLQSVLLTIYRAIRNPVYVHVVEQSPPTAPGWAGIAIQGHALGFFIGLVLGAVVLERRDRRPNALHVWIAILVFAFSRGLWQIYWYGEGNSFILFRGPGVVIVTVLALVITVALAGSDKPVVPRRVGRFVARLRGQDDRRSKSLVDRPLEIAAGAWPHSADGGGTDRGPRRLERIRELAGGGRTHDSDRSPLADATRRSSAFLVVLLVLAVLAGTAIPVNLAVYESTEASSDAIRIQDYTIEYGEEVENELVSGIGIDAVVDDSGLEASGVIVSSERRNIWMEAVTSQRLSFTGEETIAVGGPGWRETVHVERVGWEPVGNEPVYQIRMWEAGEESAVVHESAGSMADVLIENRLVTITSQDGAFVIEVASNETGLIATTPLPEEGDTTRAGGLTFERKDGTLYAASDGTAVAVASKETYD; encoded by the coding sequence ATGCGCTGGACCGCGGTCGCGCTCGCAACTGCCCTCGCGGCGACGGTCGCCCTCTCGCTCGCTACCGTCAGTCGGCTCGACCGTCCGGCCCGCCGCTGGCGCGACGTAGCCGGCGAGCGGCTCGTCATGGGGGTGCCGTGGGGAACGCTGGTCGTCGTCGCGTTCGTCGTCTGCGTCTACCTGTTCGTCCAGGACGGTGTCACCGACGTCAGCGATCCGGTGACGATTCCGTACCGGGCGTGGTCGTTCTTCTATCCGTTCGGGCTGGCGACGGCCGCGTTCTCCCACGCCGACCTGGGCCATCTCGTCGGCAACATGGCGGGGACCGTCGTCGCCGCGCCGATCGCCGAGTACGCCTGGGGTCACTACACACCCGATCGAGACGTCGACCCGACGGCTGACGGCCGCCGCTTCCTCGAGCGGTGGCGAACGAACCCGTGGATCCGGGCCCTCGTGCTCTTTCCGCTCGCGGTCATCGGCGTCGGGCTGCTCACGAGCGTGTTCGCGCTCGGCCCGATCATCGGCTTTTCCGGGGTCGTCTTCGCGATCATCGCCTTCGCGATCGTCCACTACCCGATCGCGACGCTCATCGCGGCGATCGGGCTACAGAGCGTCCTGCTGACGATCTACCGCGCGATCCGAAACCCGGTGTACGTCCACGTCGTCGAACAGAGTCCGCCGACCGCACCAGGGTGGGCCGGCATCGCGATCCAGGGGCACGCGCTCGGCTTTTTCATCGGACTCGTCCTCGGCGCGGTGGTCCTCGAGCGCCGCGACCGCCGGCCGAACGCACTCCACGTCTGGATCGCGATCCTGGTCTTCGCGTTCTCGCGGGGGCTGTGGCAGATCTACTGGTACGGCGAGGGGAACTCCTTTATCCTCTTTCGGGGTCCCGGCGTCGTCATCGTCACCGTCCTCGCGCTGGTGATCACGGTCGCGCTAGCAGGATCCGATAAGCCGGTCGTCCCACGGCGCGTCGGTCGGTTCGTCGCACGCTTGCGGGGTCAAGACGACCGTCGCTCGAAGTCGCTCGTCGATCGACCGCTCGAGATCGCCGCCGGCGCGTGGCCCCACAGTGCGGACGGCGGAGGCACTGACCGCGGCCCGAGGCGACTCGAGCGGATCCGCGAACTCGCCGGCGGCGGACGAACGCACGACTCGGACCGGTCGCCGTTGGCGGACGCGACGCGGCGCAGTTCGGCGTTTCTGGTCGTTCTCCTCGTGCTCGCGGTGCTGGCCGGGACGGCGATCCCGGTCAACCTCGCCGTCTACGAGTCGACCGAGGCCTCGAGCGACGCGATCCGCATTCAGGACTACACGATCGAGTACGGCGAGGAGGTCGAGAACGAACTCGTCTCCGGCATCGGCATCGACGCGGTGGTCGACGACAGCGGGCTCGAGGCCAGCGGCGTCATCGTCTCGAGCGAGCGACGGAACATCTGGATGGAGGCGGTCACGAGTCAGCGGCTCTCGTTCACCGGCGAGGAGACCATCGCGGTCGGCGGCCCCGGCTGGCGCGAGACGGTCCACGTCGAACGCGTCGGCTGGGAGCCGGTCGGCAACGAACCGGTGTACCAGATCCGGATGTGGGAGGCGGGCGAGGAGTCCGCGGTCGTCCACGAATCGGCGGGGTCGATGGCCGACGTCCTGATCGAGAATCGGCTGGTGACGATCACCTCGCAGGACGGCGCGTTCGTCATCGAGGTCGCCTCGAACGAAACCGGCCTGATCGCGACGACGCCGCTCCCCGAGGAGGGCGACACGACTCGGGCCGGCGGACTCACCTTCGAACGCAAGGACGGCACGCTCTACGCCGCCTCCGATGGAACGGCGGTCGCCGTCGCGAGTAAAGAGACGTACGACTAA
- a CDS encoding DNA-directed RNA polymerase subunit L encodes MELRVTESTEDELSIEIAGEDHTFMNVLKGALLEHEDVSAATYDVNPEQSGGQTEPILTIKTESGVDPLEALEEAAVDVREKAMSFRETFEDAAQAA; translated from the coding sequence ATGGAACTGCGGGTCACCGAGAGCACCGAGGACGAACTCTCGATCGAAATCGCGGGCGAGGATCACACGTTCATGAACGTCCTCAAGGGCGCACTGCTCGAGCACGAGGACGTCAGCGCAGCGACCTACGACGTGAACCCCGAACAGTCGGGCGGTCAGACGGAGCCGATCCTGACGATCAAGACCGAGAGCGGCGTCGATCCGCTCGAGGCCCTCGAGGAAGCTGCTGTCGACGTCCGCGAGAAGGCGATGTCGTTCCGCGAGACGTTCGAAGACGCTGCGCAGGCGGCGTAA